The proteins below are encoded in one region of Fibrella aestuarina BUZ 2:
- a CDS encoding ABC transporter permease, with protein MLQHYLHIAGRQLRAQRGYTALNIVGLTIGMAGGLLIFLFLQHHLSTDRHHARFDRIYRITTDLHLDNGVVEYYPEAPLPMAQVLRTAYPQVEQAAFVRMNRSLTVNLTAPNGGASARFLEQDNTALVEGELFDILDYHWLSGNPKTALRAPGSVVLTESWAQRYFGPANPLGQVIELDHRVKATVTGVVADPTNPTDTRIGLFISMPTIRQLDPTYDVTEWGQLNSTNRLYFTLKPNAPPTAIGQLEASLPALSKTHYGELAHVYQFHTQPLADMHFDVRRSGGVIRRSLLGAVGLIGLFLVLTACINFINLATAQAFRRSKEVGVRKTMGSSRGQLAGQFLLETSLIVGIALLLALLLTTVTLPLFRNWVHAPLALRPNVPTLLFIGLLPLGVVLLAGGYPAVVLARFSPQASLRGNVPASAVGGYSLRQGLIVLQFVICQALLVGALVVVKQVRFTQQTDLGFRQNNVLIVNLPTDGKNAWTTLKNELSQYPAIRSVTLQYRPPSASEMNGGSFKFGSDPDWTSFPVRERLADADYLNTYAMQLVAGRNLVASDSIREYVINETLMRKLGYQKPEAILGQRMQYYLSAVPLPIVGVVKDFHLKSLHEPIEPCFIASFPAMYRQAGIRMAGASSEQTLAHIRAVFQRLYPTDVFTYSFLDDQLARFYETETTLARLVNLFAGLIMVICGLGLYGLVALSVTRRTKEIGVRKVLGASVPSLVALLSTEVLRLVLVAIALASPLAWWAMQQWLAGFAYRTDLHWWVVAAAGTLAVSVALLTISYQTIRAARMNPVASLRSE; from the coding sequence ATGCTACAGCATTACCTTCACATCGCCGGGCGGCAGCTACGGGCGCAACGCGGCTATACCGCGCTTAACATCGTCGGGCTCACCATCGGCATGGCGGGCGGCCTGCTGATTTTCCTGTTCCTGCAACACCACCTCAGCACCGACCGCCACCACGCCCGCTTCGACCGGATTTACCGGATCACCACCGACCTGCACCTCGACAATGGCGTTGTCGAGTATTACCCCGAAGCGCCGCTGCCGATGGCGCAGGTGCTGCGCACGGCCTACCCACAGGTGGAGCAGGCCGCGTTTGTGCGCATGAACCGCTCGCTCACGGTCAACCTGACCGCGCCGAACGGGGGTGCGTCGGCGCGGTTTCTCGAGCAGGACAACACGGCGCTGGTCGAAGGCGAGCTGTTCGATATATTGGATTACCACTGGCTGAGCGGTAACCCCAAAACAGCCCTGCGCGCGCCCGGTAGCGTCGTGCTCACCGAGTCGTGGGCGCAGCGCTATTTTGGACCGGCCAACCCGCTGGGGCAGGTCATCGAGCTGGATCACCGCGTCAAGGCCACCGTCACGGGCGTCGTAGCTGACCCCACCAACCCCACTGATACCCGCATCGGCCTGTTTATCTCGATGCCCACGATCCGGCAGCTCGACCCGACGTATGACGTCACCGAGTGGGGCCAACTCAACAGCACCAACCGGCTCTATTTCACGCTCAAACCCAATGCGCCGCCTACCGCCATCGGGCAACTTGAGGCTTCACTGCCTGCCCTGTCGAAAACGCACTACGGCGAGCTGGCGCACGTCTACCAGTTTCACACCCAACCCCTGGCCGACATGCATTTCGACGTTCGTCGATCGGGGGGCGTCATTCGGCGGTCGCTGCTGGGGGCGGTGGGGTTGATCGGCCTGTTTCTGGTGCTGACGGCCTGCATCAACTTTATCAACCTGGCGACGGCGCAGGCGTTTCGGCGCAGCAAAGAAGTGGGCGTCCGCAAAACGATGGGTAGTTCGCGGGGGCAGTTGGCGGGTCAGTTTCTGCTCGAAACAAGTTTGATCGTTGGCATCGCTCTGCTGCTGGCGCTACTGCTCACAACGGTTACCCTGCCGCTCTTCCGCAATTGGGTGCACGCGCCGCTGGCCCTGCGGCCCAACGTACCCACGCTGCTCTTCATCGGGCTGCTGCCGCTGGGCGTCGTGCTGCTGGCGGGCGGGTATCCGGCGGTTGTGCTGGCGCGGTTCAGCCCACAGGCGAGCCTGCGCGGCAACGTACCGGCGTCGGCGGTGGGGGGCTACTCGCTGCGGCAGGGGCTAATCGTGCTCCAGTTTGTGATCTGCCAGGCGCTGCTGGTGGGCGCGCTGGTGGTGGTAAAGCAGGTGCGGTTCACCCAACAGACCGATCTGGGCTTCCGGCAGAATAATGTGCTGATCGTGAATCTGCCCACCGACGGGAAAAACGCGTGGACGACGCTCAAAAACGAACTGAGCCAATACCCCGCCATCCGGTCGGTGACGCTGCAATACCGACCGCCCTCGGCGAGCGAGATGAACGGCGGCTCCTTCAAATTCGGCTCGGATCCCGACTGGACGAGTTTTCCCGTGCGGGAACGCCTCGCCGACGCCGATTACCTGAACACCTATGCCATGCAGCTGGTGGCGGGCCGCAACCTAGTCGCTAGCGATTCCATCCGCGAGTACGTCATCAACGAAACGCTGATGCGCAAGCTCGGCTACCAGAAACCCGAGGCCATTCTGGGGCAACGCATGCAATACTACCTGTCGGCGGTGCCGCTGCCCATCGTGGGTGTGGTCAAAGACTTCCACCTGAAATCATTGCACGAACCCATCGAGCCCTGTTTCATCGCGTCGTTTCCGGCCATGTACCGGCAGGCGGGCATCCGCATGGCGGGGGCCTCGTCGGAGCAAACGCTCGCTCATATCCGGGCCGTATTCCAGCGCCTTTACCCAACGGACGTATTTACGTACAGCTTCCTCGACGATCAGCTGGCGCGTTTCTACGAAACCGAAACCACGCTGGCGCGGCTCGTCAACCTGTTTGCCGGGCTGATCATGGTGATCTGCGGCCTGGGGCTCTACGGGCTGGTGGCGTTGTCGGTAACGCGACGCACCAAAGAAATCGGTGTCAGGAAGGTGCTGGGTGCGTCGGTGCCGAGCCTCGTTGCGCTGCTGTCGACGGAGGTGCTGCGGCTGGTGCTGGTGGCCATCGCGCTGGCGTCGCCGCTGGCGTGGTGGGCCATGCAGCAGTGGCTGGCCGGCTTTGCCTACCGCACCGACCTCCACTGGTGGGTCGTGGCGGCGGCCGGTACGTTGGCGGTGAGCGTTGCGCTGCTCACGATCAGTTACCAGACCATCCGGGCCGCCCGCATGAATCCCGTGGCGAGTTTGCGCAGCGAGTAA